A DNA window from Candidatus Polarisedimenticolaceae bacterium contains the following coding sequences:
- a CDS encoding galactose oxidase-like domain-containing protein, which translates to MRPRRFLLVALAGALIVRGAGAAVPGEVAAVRVEGDVVSWAATGDATSYNVYRGYLRDLTSTFLGTTLEGGMIGTSLTDSVDPSPGAGFFYLVTAANTDGEGTLGTDAAGAPRVNTYPWPGLAVAGRWSGLQNWPCNSVNLALMRYPGDPKRYQIMTYEGQPAPSETFVWDPVAGTQTAYETTTNIFCSGGSFLADGRLLATGGDLAAPNAWGMPTIWTFDPADPGWVRGPDMARGRYYPTQVELGDGRTLIFGGIADGITNDDIESYSPSPEQVQYLGQAYPEVGEYTHMLLQEDGKIFQAGPNTYTHTYDPTTGVWTFIAKTNYGFRTAGQSVPLPNSRRILTLGGYQSHPNPTATAEIIDLAAPAPSWRYITPMKFPRMNHNAVMLPDGKLLVVGGGYDETVAVYPSELFDPVTESWSMMASMHSHRLYHSTAALLPDGRVIATGSNYNYTAEFYSPGYLFRGPRPVITNAPASVNYGQPFGVATPSPASITSVVFMRPAATTHGFDQDHHFVPLSFGPVGGNLSVVAPTNRNVAPPGYYMLFLLNASGVPSEAWFVQLM; encoded by the coding sequence GTGAGGCCGCGCCGATTCCTCCTCGTCGCGCTCGCGGGCGCGTTGATCGTGCGGGGGGCCGGCGCGGCCGTCCCCGGGGAAGTGGCCGCGGTGCGCGTGGAGGGAGACGTCGTCTCGTGGGCCGCGACGGGAGACGCGACCTCCTACAACGTGTACCGCGGGTACTTGCGGGACCTCACCTCGACCTTCCTCGGCACCACGCTCGAGGGGGGGATGATCGGAACGAGCCTCACCGATAGCGTCGATCCTTCTCCCGGCGCCGGCTTTTTCTACCTGGTCACCGCGGCGAATACGGACGGGGAAGGGACGCTGGGCACCGACGCAGCCGGGGCCCCTCGCGTCAACACCTACCCCTGGCCCGGGCTCGCGGTCGCCGGGAGGTGGAGCGGCCTGCAGAACTGGCCCTGCAACTCCGTCAATCTCGCGCTCATGCGTTATCCGGGCGATCCGAAGCGTTACCAGATCATGACCTACGAGGGGCAACCCGCGCCGAGCGAGACCTTCGTCTGGGATCCGGTCGCCGGCACCCAGACCGCTTACGAGACGACGACGAACATCTTCTGCTCGGGTGGCTCCTTCCTCGCCGACGGGAGATTGCTCGCTACCGGGGGAGACCTCGCGGCTCCCAATGCGTGGGGAATGCCCACGATCTGGACCTTCGATCCGGCCGACCCGGGGTGGGTACGCGGCCCCGACATGGCACGCGGCCGCTACTACCCGACCCAGGTCGAGTTGGGAGACGGACGCACCCTGATCTTCGGCGGGATCGCCGACGGGATCACCAACGACGACATCGAGTCGTATTCCCCGAGCCCCGAGCAAGTGCAGTACCTGGGGCAGGCCTACCCCGAGGTCGGCGAGTACACGCACATGCTCCTTCAGGAGGACGGCAAGATCTTCCAGGCCGGTCCGAACACCTACACCCACACCTACGATCCGACGACCGGGGTCTGGACGTTCATCGCGAAGACGAACTACGGGTTCCGCACGGCGGGGCAGTCGGTTCCGCTCCCGAACTCGAGGAGGATCCTCACGCTCGGCGGCTACCAGTCCCATCCGAATCCGACGGCCACCGCCGAGATCATCGATCTGGCCGCGCCGGCCCCGAGCTGGCGCTACATCACACCGATGAAGTTCCCGCGGATGAACCACAACGCCGTGATGCTCCCCGACGGCAAGCTCCTGGTCGTCGGCGGCGGCTACGACGAGACCGTCGCGGTGTACCCCTCGGAGCTGTTCGACCCCGTGACCGAGAGTTGGTCGATGATGGCGTCGATGCACTCGCACCGGCTCTACCACTCGACGGCGGCTCTGCTTCCGGACGGCCGGGTGATCGCGACCGGGAGCAACTACAACTACACCGCCGAGTTCTACTCCCCCGGCTACCTGTTCCGCGGCCCGCGCCCCGTGATCACCAACGCCCCGGCGAGCGTGAACTACGGGCAGCCGTTCGGCGTCGCGACGCCGTCCCCGGCTTCGATCACCTCGGTGGTGTTCATGCGCCCCGCCGCGACGACGCACGGATTCGACCAGGACCATCACTTCGTTCCGCTGAGCTTCGGCCCCGTCGGGGGAAACCTCTCCGTGGTGGCGCCCACGAACCGGAACGTCGCGCCTCCCGGGTACTACATGCTCTTCCTGCTGAACGCATCGGGCGTTCCGTCGGAGGCGTGGTTCGTCCAGTTGATGTGA
- a CDS encoding ferritin-like domain-containing protein, translated as MQLQTLEQLYVEELRDLWSAESQIAKALPKMIKAATHPKLKKAFVQHERQSKEHVKRLARIFKDLGKSPKGKTCVGMVGLLKEGAELIKEKPDPNVLDAGLICSAQHVEHYEMAGYGTCRTWARLLQHEDHAEILQQTLNEEGDTDKFLTALAEASINIEAENRERRPWSRAAGA; from the coding sequence ATGCAATTGCAGACTCTCGAACAGCTGTACGTGGAAGAACTCCGGGACCTTTGGAGCGCCGAGTCCCAGATCGCCAAGGCGTTGCCGAAGATGATCAAGGCCGCGACCCATCCGAAGCTCAAGAAGGCGTTCGTCCAGCACGAGCGGCAGTCGAAGGAACACGTGAAGCGCCTCGCGCGCATCTTCAAGGACCTCGGGAAAAGCCCGAAGGGCAAGACCTGCGTCGGCATGGTGGGGCTCCTGAAAGAGGGCGCGGAGCTCATCAAGGAGAAGCCGGATCCGAACGTCCTCGACGCCGGGCTGATCTGCTCCGCCCAGCACGTCGAGCACTACGAGATGGCGGGGTACGGCACGTGCCGCACCTGGGCGCGTCTTCTCCAGCATGAAGACCACGCGGAGATCCTCCAACAGACCCTGAACGAAGAAGGCGACACCGACAAGTTTCTCACCGCCCTCGCGGAAGCCTCGATCAACATCGAAGCCGAGAATCGCGAGAGGCGTCCATGGTCCCGCGCAGCGGGCGCCTGA
- a CDS encoding sigma-70 family RNA polymerase sigma factor, protein MNEPAVRALVENHERFLGFLASRVGSRDVAEEILQAAFVKAVERSADLRDDESAVAWFYRLLRNAVVDHWRAKAVEKKARETLEREFDEVFEDEAKGEICRCIDDLIPTLKEVDADLIRRVELGGERIVDVAPVMGLTANAATVRVHRARKALKEKLEVSCGTCTEHGCLNCTCKSGA, encoded by the coding sequence ATGAACGAGCCGGCGGTCCGCGCGCTCGTCGAGAACCACGAACGGTTCCTGGGTTTCCTCGCCTCGCGCGTCGGCTCGCGCGACGTCGCCGAGGAGATTCTCCAGGCCGCCTTCGTGAAGGCGGTCGAGAGGTCCGCCGACCTCCGTGACGACGAGAGCGCGGTCGCCTGGTTCTACCGCCTCCTCCGGAATGCGGTGGTCGACCATTGGCGGGCGAAGGCCGTGGAGAAGAAGGCCCGGGAGACCCTCGAGCGGGAGTTCGACGAGGTCTTCGAGGACGAGGCGAAGGGTGAGATCTGCCGCTGCATCGACGACCTGATCCCGACCCTCAAGGAGGTCGACGCCGACCTGATCCGCCGCGTCGAGCTGGGAGGCGAGCGGATCGTGGACGTCGCCCCCGTCATGGGGCTCACCGCCAACGCCGCGACCGTGCGCGTCCACCGCGCCCGCAAGGCCCTGAAGGAGAAGCTCGAAGTCTCCTGCGGGACCTGCACGGAGCACGGCTGCCTGAACTGCACCTGCAAGAGCGGCGCGTAG
- the mqnC gene encoding cyclic dehypoxanthinyl futalosine synthase translates to MDPEIRPELDAIQGVVLRGERITRDQALKLIEHEGMIELGAMADLVRRRKHPDKVVTYIIDRNVNYTNVCNAFCSFCAFYRPPHHEEGYVLDASVIEEKIRETYALGGNQILLQGGHNPELKIEWYEELFRRLKTTFPDLWLHALSAPEIVHIKKVSRIPLEETLKRLYDAGLDSIPGGGAEILVDPVRKGLMKNKASGAEWIEVHEVAHRIGIRSTATMMFGHVETRADRIDHLAMLRDLQDRTGGFTAFIGWTFQPGNTELGGTEATTAEYLRTMATARIFLDNFENIQASWVTQGPKVGAASLAFGVNDMGSTMIEENVVSSAGTTHHMDEPEIAAAVRDAGFLPVRRDMLYRRLGGPIHGRSATGGLVQIRA, encoded by the coding sequence ATGGACCCGGAGATCCGCCCCGAGCTCGACGCGATCCAGGGGGTCGTCCTCCGCGGCGAGCGGATCACGCGCGACCAGGCGCTGAAGCTGATCGAGCACGAGGGGATGATCGAGCTCGGGGCGATGGCCGACCTCGTCCGCCGCCGCAAGCACCCGGACAAGGTCGTCACGTACATCATCGACCGCAACGTGAACTACACGAACGTCTGCAACGCGTTCTGCTCCTTCTGCGCGTTCTACCGGCCGCCGCATCACGAGGAGGGGTACGTCCTCGACGCCTCCGTCATCGAGGAGAAGATCCGCGAGACCTACGCGCTCGGCGGGAACCAGATCCTCCTGCAGGGGGGACACAACCCCGAGCTGAAGATCGAGTGGTACGAGGAGCTCTTCCGCCGGCTGAAGACGACCTTTCCCGACCTGTGGCTGCACGCCCTCTCGGCCCCCGAGATCGTCCACATCAAGAAGGTGTCGCGCATTCCGCTCGAGGAAACTCTGAAGCGCCTGTACGACGCCGGCCTCGACTCGATCCCCGGCGGCGGCGCGGAGATCCTCGTCGACCCCGTCCGCAAGGGGCTCATGAAGAACAAGGCCTCGGGCGCCGAGTGGATCGAGGTCCACGAGGTCGCCCACAGGATCGGGATCCGGTCGACGGCGACGATGATGTTCGGTCACGTCGAGACGCGCGCGGACCGGATCGACCACCTCGCGATGCTCCGCGACCTGCAGGACCGCACCGGCGGGTTCACGGCGTTCATCGGCTGGACCTTCCAGCCCGGGAACACCGAGCTCGGCGGGACCGAGGCGACGACGGCGGAGTACCTGCGCACGATGGCGACCGCGCGGATCTTCCTCGACAACTTCGAGAACATCCAGGCGTCGTGGGTCACGCAGGGGCCCAAGGTCGGCGCGGCCTCCCTCGCCTTCGGCGTGAACGACATGGGCTCCACGATGATCGAGGAGAACGTCGTCTCGTCGGCGGGAACGACCCACCACATGGACGAGCCGGAGATCGCCGCGGCGGTCCGCGACGCGGGGTTCCTCCCGGTGCGCCGCGACATGCTCTACCGGCGCCTGGGCGGGCCGATCCACGGGCGGTCGGCGACGGGCGGGCTGGTCCAGATCCGGGCATGA
- a CDS encoding menaquinone biosynthesis protein, whose protein sequence is MGAKVRIGAVSYLNTRPLVFGFDQGVASDRVDLSYDVPSVLADRMAAGELDVALLPSIEVARIGNLAIVPGLAITADGPVKSVLLVSNKPIEKIRSVALDPESRTSNALTRILFATHWNVRPSFAAGPRDLDLALSEFDATVRIGDKALFDPVPPGCAAHDLGAAWKEMTGLPFVYAVWAAKPGVVDRPLYRAFHLSRRLAGQVLETIGADYTWRGAQHPSIAIPYLTDNMRYRLGSQEAKALRLFWRLAAGLGILDHAPEPVIAFYSDNVNACVRR, encoded by the coding sequence ATGGGAGCGAAGGTCCGCATCGGCGCCGTCTCCTACCTGAACACGAGGCCGCTCGTCTTCGGCTTCGACCAGGGAGTCGCCTCCGATCGCGTCGACCTCTCCTACGACGTGCCTTCGGTCCTCGCCGACCGGATGGCCGCGGGCGAACTCGACGTCGCGCTCCTCCCGTCGATCGAGGTCGCGCGGATCGGGAACCTCGCGATCGTCCCGGGGCTCGCGATCACCGCCGACGGCCCGGTGAAGTCGGTCCTGCTCGTCTCGAACAAGCCGATCGAGAAGATCCGCTCCGTCGCGCTCGACCCCGAGTCGCGCACGTCCAACGCGCTGACGCGGATCCTCTTCGCGACGCACTGGAACGTCCGGCCGTCGTTCGCGGCGGGCCCGCGCGACCTCGACCTCGCGTTGTCCGAGTTCGACGCGACGGTGCGGATCGGCGACAAGGCGCTGTTCGACCCCGTGCCCCCGGGGTGCGCCGCGCACGACCTCGGCGCCGCCTGGAAGGAGATGACGGGCCTCCCGTTCGTCTACGCCGTCTGGGCCGCGAAGCCCGGCGTCGTGGACCGGCCGCTCTACCGCGCCTTCCACCTGTCGAGGCGGCTCGCCGGCCAGGTTCTCGAGACGATCGGCGCCGACTACACCTGGCGCGGCGCGCAGCACCCGTCGATCGCGATCCCGTACCTCACCGACAACATGCGCTACCGGCTCGGGAGCCAGGAGGCGAAGGCCCTTCGCCTGTTCTGGCGCCTGGCGGCGGGGCTCGGGATCCTCGACCACGCGCCGGAGCCGGTGATCGCCTTCTATTCCGACAACGTCAACGCCTGCGTCAGGAGATGA
- the mqnE gene encoding aminofutalosine synthase MqnE, giving the protein MRPAVEKLVEAAGFSDILAKVAAGERLSFDDGVRMFRSRELLAVGAMANLVRERKNANAAYFVRNMHLNPTNVCTVDCKFCGFYRPYKTKEEGWTWSLEKCLGEVRQYSSAITEVHIVGGHNPDYPYAFYLDLVRGIHEVRPDIHVKAFTAAEYDFFAKRFKIDLDRVFEDFKAAGVNSLPGGGAEVLVERVRRELYPKKISAERWLEVSKTAHRHGFRSNATLLYGHVETLEERVEHLCRLRAAQDETGGFMCFIPLAFHPENTQLAHLPGPTGFDDLMTIAVSRLMLDNFDHIKAYWIMISPRIAQVGLNMGADDIDGTVVEEKIVHMAGAKTPVGLTVPDLCRLVRDAGRDPIQRDSVYNIVQRFDEPAVA; this is encoded by the coding sequence ATGCGTCCTGCGGTCGAGAAACTCGTCGAAGCGGCCGGCTTTTCCGACATCCTGGCGAAGGTCGCGGCCGGCGAGCGCCTGAGCTTCGACGACGGCGTCCGGATGTTCCGCTCCCGGGAACTGCTCGCGGTCGGCGCGATGGCCAACCTGGTGCGCGAGCGGAAGAACGCCAACGCCGCGTACTTCGTCCGGAACATGCACCTCAACCCCACCAACGTCTGCACGGTCGACTGCAAGTTCTGCGGGTTCTACCGGCCGTACAAGACGAAGGAGGAGGGGTGGACCTGGAGCCTCGAGAAGTGCCTCGGGGAGGTCCGGCAGTATTCCTCCGCGATCACCGAGGTCCACATCGTCGGCGGGCACAACCCGGACTACCCGTACGCGTTCTACCTCGACCTCGTTCGCGGCATCCACGAGGTACGCCCCGACATCCACGTGAAGGCGTTCACCGCGGCCGAATACGACTTCTTCGCCAAGCGCTTCAAGATCGACCTCGACCGCGTCTTCGAGGATTTCAAGGCCGCGGGGGTGAATTCGCTCCCGGGAGGCGGCGCCGAGGTCCTCGTCGAGCGGGTGCGGCGCGAGCTCTACCCCAAGAAGATCTCCGCCGAGCGCTGGCTCGAAGTCTCCAAGACCGCGCACCGCCACGGCTTCCGCTCGAACGCCACCCTGCTGTACGGCCACGTCGAGACCCTCGAGGAGCGCGTCGAGCACCTGTGCCGCCTCCGCGCCGCGCAGGACGAGACGGGCGGGTTCATGTGCTTCATCCCGCTCGCCTTCCACCCCGAGAACACGCAGCTGGCGCATCTTCCCGGCCCGACCGGATTCGACGACCTGATGACGATCGCGGTCTCGCGCCTGATGCTCGACAACTTCGACCACATCAAGGCCTACTGGATCATGATCTCGCCGCGCATCGCGCAGGTCGGGCTCAACATGGGCGCGGACGACATCGACGGCACCGTCGTCGAGGAGAAGATCGTCCACATGGCCGGCGCGAAGACCCCGGTGGGGCTCACCGTCCCCGACCTCTGCCGGCTCGTGCGCGACGCCGGCCGCGATCCGATCCAGCGCGACTCCGTCTACAACATCGTGCAGCGGTTCGACGAGCCGGCCGTGGCCTGA